The Rhododendron vialii isolate Sample 1 chromosome 1a, ASM3025357v1 region AGTGTTCATCTGCTAGAACGTGATACTAatttaggcatcggagggcctttgccacgagaggcaaaggtgcgctcatcctttatctgttttgcagattagggttcaggcaTAAAACCAAGGTTCCGggcaagaggcacgagaagccgttttGCAATCCAATTGCTATCTTAAACATCAGTTCAaggtatcaattgttttcacCCCCTACATAATCCACGaataaaaaaccaaaaggtACGAATCGATTTGGTTTGAACTGATTTCACAATTCACCGAATTTTTTGTGCAGCTTCACTTGGAAGAGGAGACCTGGAAATGAAATCGGAGAAAAGAGGGATGGTGGTGTACGGTAGAAAGTGGCAAGGAAAAGAGAAATACGGAGTAACAGACTTGGAGGGTAAAAGTGTCATACAGGAATTGCTTGTCGTGGCATTAAACAAAGCCATCCTGGCATTATCcgcgtcaaaaaaaaaaaaaaaaaatcatattccCTCCCTTATCATTTCTCGAAACACTCCTCCTGCTACTCTCCCCTCAACCATGTCCATCACCTCCAAAttcctccctctccatctctccttcccaaaccctaaccctaaattCCCATTTCAAACCCCCACTCCATGCCCCCTCTCTCATCCCAAGCTCCTCACAATCCGGTCCGCTAAAAAGAGGCAAAGAACCGGGAACTTGCGGTACCCATCTGAAAAGAAGAAGCTCAAATCGAAACAAAAGACCCAAATTGACGAAGCCGACAAATTTGAGGGGTTCTGGAGGCTGTACAAGCTCGGAGTCCCTGCCCATAGAGACCCTGGAAAGGATTTTCTTGGCGTTTCGGATGCTTTGCTTGAACAAATTGCGAAAGCTCTCAAATTTCCGGTAAATTTTATGCGTTTCATACTCTGTTTATGGGGTTGTTtaggaaatggaaaagaaaactgGGTTCGGCTTATAGTCTCTTTATGGGATTGTTTTCCACTCTCGAGCCCattttatggaaaagaaaggaaacggTTTTGGTTTCTTGTGAGATCACTCATTTGAGTTGATCATTTAGATGAGAAATAcagagaaaattacaaaaaaggaATTTCTTGATTGGCCAttcccctttctctttctcatccaatctcaccaaaaatggtgATATTTGGTGAGAAAGGGCTCTCCCTTTCTTACCTCGTCATTTCTTAGGATCCAAAGTGAAGGAGTTGCGCAGGGCTAGATTGTAGGTTGTTCGAACTTGCTTTTAAATTTAACGCGACTCGATATGCGTTCAAGCTTTAGTATTTAGGGTCTCGACTGTCCGAAAGCAAACATTCAATATGTAATTCGATTTCATCATTGTTTTGTTCGTCATTTTGAGTCCAAGCGGACGTGTGTTTCCATGTTGCACACTTCGCCGCTGCTAAATGTCTGGCGGGGTGTGTTATCAAAACTCCAAATTTCTTTTTAAGGTAGGATAGGAGTAGTGATTTTGTTTTCGAAATCAGAATGAATCTAAAACCACCCCTAAAACTAATACTTGGTGAGAATATGTTTTTGGCTTTTACCAGAAGAGGAAGTTGTGGCAAGCCACAAGTatttaaaataagtaaattatCCTTCCAAAACTTTTCgcaataaatttcaaaattatcatATTTAGATTTTACTCTGATGTTAAATCATATTCACATCATATTTGAAACCTTTATATGGCTGTGGTCCGTGATTGGGTGGTGGCGGTAACGGGTAGGGggttctttatttttatttatttgtttatcaaTGATCCTCACTCTATCATCCTAAATGTTACCTCAAAAGgagttttaactttttataCATTCCTCATACATTCCTCAGAAAGTTAATTTTGTTCCTCCAACTCATTCTTCAGTCAACTGACTCAACTCTATCAAAATTGAAGATTTCGTCTCACTCTTCGAAATTAAAGATTGAGAATGACTCCTCAAATGCCTCAATTATAGGGCCCACCTCCTTTTACCCTTGtatttaaagagaaaaatatttaataaaGCAAATTAGTAGAATTTGAAGAGTGGGTTGCAGTGCTAAACATAAAAACTACAAGAATAAATATTCAAAATACCAAGTAGGTCAACAACAAAACTAATGTGACATAAAATTTGAAGAGTAGATTAGAGTTGCTCTTATAGATTTTTGCCAAACGCCAACTAGAAAGCAGTTTTTTGGGATAAGTTATTAAAAGCAGTTGAAACTTGGAAGACAAACAATTAAACAAAGCCAGTGAACCAAGGATAATAACTACTATTGTGTATGGGTAGGAGTAGTATGCTAGTATCAGCCTCCAGTTGATTTTAATTTATGTAATGGCTCTTTCTAGCGTTTGCTTCGTCCCTTCAAAGCTAGACCAATATCATCACATTAGTAATATCAGACTCTTATTTGGACCAAATATGCTTTCACCGACGACAACAAGCTTCTCTTCTTCTTGTGCTTAGAAACCCACAAGAGAATCGAATGAATCTCCCAACACGTATCCCACCACCAAAATCACATGTTTGAGGAAAAGGGTGCTCAACCTATCCATTGTAGCAGTTACCTTATCCCTAACCATATCCAGCAGCATTTCTAAAGGAACGGCTCAAGATTTGGAGCTTGAAAGATACACCGATTCAAAACAGGGCTTCACTCTCCTCAGACCCCCTTCTTGGGttaaggtctctctctctctctctctctccacacatgGTATCTTTTCAAGACTGATTGATTTGTCTATATATCTATGTAGATCTTTCTGTTTCGGAAGGTTTTAAACGTGGTTAATGTTTTGGATGGAATAGGTTGAAAAAGCAGGTGCTACTGTTCTATTTGAAGAGCCAAACAAAGCAACTAACAATCTAGGTATTGTTGTTAGCCCTGTTCGCCTGACAAAGCTAGAAGAATTTGGGAGTCCTCAATTTGTTGCAGATAAGCTTATTCAAGTTGAAAAGCGCAAGGTAATCGATTGCTTCCCTCCTCCCCTCAACCATCCTCTATAGGACTGATAAAAGTCACAGATTGAACAATATCTTCAGTTCCTATTAGAACGTTTGGAAGTGGATATTGCATTGCTCCCAGTTAGCTAGAACATGTATATGGGTTATCTACGTACGCAGGAGTATATGGGTTATCTACGTACGCAGGAGGGTGAAGTAGTGACCAAGAGATCTAGACTCGGAAATACATTCATACGTAATATATCCTAACAAATCCAGTCTTGGTGTTTACTGCTTTAGTACACTGCCTCCTTTGAGATGTTTCATTAGAGGAATTCTTTTGTCATCTGCTTGTGTTCATAATATACACAAGGATCTTTTGGGGTTATGGTAAACTCCCAAGATAAAAGGGCACACTAAGTTGGTGGTGAAGTGGTTTGGTCATTTGTAAAGGGGGTGACATGTCAGCAAAATATGCGAGAGATTCTTATGAGTGGAGCCATAGAGAGCTATCAGGAAGGGTTAGGACTTAGGAGACTCAATTTCAGGTGAGGAAATGAGCCTCTGTTGGTGAAATTTTCAGTATCTGCTTGGGCTTTGCACTCAAAGGGTGCCTTTTGTTTGGTGGGTATTTTGAAATGAGTACCCACCGCAGGCAAATCAGAGGAGCACTCCAGCTGGCCTTTGTTGTTTGCCACAAACAGAGCTGAATCATTCCTTGTGTGGACAATTTTTACCCACTGATTAATCATCATGGACCCCGTGGTTTACTTTTACAAAAGACAGTCAAAATGTGTGATGATCTGCCATTTTATTTTGCTACTTCATATCAACTTACATGATGGTTACTCTTTCGGCTTCTCATAGATTATACACATCAAAATGGCGGTTATGTTTTGTGGAAAGAATGAGGAAGCAAGAAGATGAATGCTcttatttataggaaaaatgaaTAAGGGGGACCTTTGGTCCATAGGTCTTTTACCCAGAATAGACATTGACGAGACAAGTCATTGAGTGCAGAGGGCTAGACCACGTCATTGCCGAGATACTGTCCGAAGACCAATGTTTGGGCCGAGTAACTTTAAATGCCACATTAGCCATCCGTAGCTTAAATGCAGTTCGCCGAAGTCAGATACGAATAGGGGGTTCCTCGGGAAAGGTGAAAAAGTCGATATATTCAGAGAGCAAATCTGAAAGtataaatagaagaagaaacttcaaGATCAAGTaagtgaaaaaagataaaagaaagaaagaattgacTGTTCCATTTGGAGTTTGTTTTCTGATCTTCCTAATACTGATTTGATCGTCAGAGGGCATTTCCGGTCAATCAACCGACCAAggtggccctattgtttttgcTCTTGTGCAGATTGGTGAGATTGAAGTGAGAACATCATTGTCACGATCCGCGCCAGCTGACCTGCTTAACTCTTGCTTAACTCTTAGCTAACCACATGGCTCataaggttaacctcaagttatataGTAGCTCGTCTGGTTTCATTATATATGGAATTTACTTTCCATATACTCTCGATGTGGGACTCCACAATCTCCCCCACTTAGGACCGCAACGTCCTCCCAAGGTCCATCACTTTCACCCACCAAGCGTTGAAAGACAAGTACCCACTTAAGCACGACAAACACCTCGGGCTCATCTCATGTGGGACCCGCCCAAGCACTACAAACACCTCAGGCTTAtgtagcacggatacggatacgggacatggcaattctaaaaaaatggggataagAACACGGCGGAGGACACGCCACGCGtataaatcaataaaaagtaaatatataatttttttatgaaccattgtatatgaataatttcacaaattgtataattttctttcaaatgcataattacagtttaacccaaatgttttgaataatttcatattaccCTTACATTTTGAACCCCAATTGTGTCCCCGGCGTGTCCCCTatcacgccacgtggcgtgtccaatatgTGTCCTCGCCATGTCCCCGTATCTAATAAGTGGACACGATGCCCCTTTGGAGTGTCGGTGTTTCATAGTCTCAAGCTCCTCACTTGTCGGGCCTACCCAAGCATGTCTTCTCGCGGTATCCGCATCACACTTCCGGTTGGTGCAAGCTCTGACTGTCACGACCCGCGCCAGCTAACCTGCTTAACTCTTAGCCTAATCACGTGGCTTAAAAGGTTAAcatcaagttatacagtagctcaTTGCTTTTCATTATATATGGAATTTACTTTCCATATACTCTCAATGTGGGACTCCACAATTATTCTATCCAGCTGGCAGAGGTTTAAGTCAATCATCGAACGAAAATTGAAGGACTAAAGAAAAATAGTTCTCACAAGCATTGTGTAGTGGGCCAAATAACATGGTTCAGTCAGGGCAAAACGTTGGGCCTCAGGATTGGGCTTAACCCTTCGTTCTATCAGTTCAAACCGAACCATGAGGTTTTGATTGACAGACTCGGTCCTACCGATGCTCAGATAAGAAAATCCAGACTACTGAGTCACAACAGTGTCAATAGCCCGTCTGGTTCGGACATTGTGGCTCGATCAACCCATAGATGCCAGCTCACCTTGTGCACCTAACCGCCTTGCTCAATACGTCATATTTGACGTTGAAACGGTTACCGCACGAGTTTGGGCACGGGTAGACACAAATGACAGCTCATACACGTGAGTAATAACCACGTTAGCCTATACGTGAGTCGTGACGTCAGTTAACTTGTGTGCtaacttggagagcaagtcttTGAGCTCTATATTACTTGTGCGCTAACTTCTGCGCTAACTGCGTTAGGGGTACGCCATTCTCTCTAACTCTAATCGCCTGTACTTTCCTCTCCACTTGCAACCACTTACTTAACCATCCTTGCCAGTTGACTCCGACTGGTTCGGCCAGTAACGGTGGGTGACCTATGCAGATTAGGATGGTAGAGCTAGGATAGCTGTTTTCTGAACCAGAGGCTCAGGCGAGGTCCCAGATCAGTATCACAACCCCACACGTTTGCAACTTGGCAATTTAACATTATTTTCTCTCCCTGATAAGCTAGTGACTAAGAACAGGGCGATGCTGCTACCAGCCTTAAGCCCGATAAACATTGTAAAATCTATGCTATGTTTTTAGTCACTGATAGTGTGGATTGTGATGCATCTAGTAACCAGTCTCATCATGAAGAATGGAGCAAGTGATGGTGAATCTTAATATGTCTCCGAGGGGGGCACAAGTGACGGGGAGAGAGTTAGTGGACTGATGTGTACAATGTTCAGCTATTTACGTCTCATTTTTCATATAATTTGTGGGCCATTTTTGTTATCCctaacaaaaatgctagggaTAGCTAGTCATTGCTATACACTACCACGACCCAAGCCGATTGCAAGTGATAAGAGAAGGTTTGTGCGACTACTCCTCATTCGACCTTTCTCccctctttttttaatttttttttgcttttggtaaaTGAGAAATTCATTGAAAGAGCAACTATACAAAACAAGGCATACCTTCCAATTACGCAGTCTAGCAACTAAACTATCTAAGAAACAAAGGAACTAGACGCTTGCCATGACTGGCATAAGGCATGACCAACGGGGAaggttttacattttttatttgggacCCTTTGATTCTTACATTACAACTCATTTTGTGTAGAACTGCAGTAGGAGGCCTTTGGGCACCATTGAATAATACCCTTCAATTTCTCTCAACCCATATGTAATAGATCATGGCTGCCCAAGCATTTTTCCTAACAATGGAATGGAACGATTTCCAATGGATCTTCTATCTTTAAACATTGGATAAAGTTTTGTTTCTTCCCAATGTTTGATGACATATGTAATCTTTGGCTGGCCTTATGTTTAGCAGAAGAACCAAGGGAACTAATGAATCACTTAACTTCACGTATCTCTTGAAGTTTCTGTGGAAAGCTTCACAGATGTTCTCTATTTTTCAAATGATCTTCTAAAACGACGccctattttattttattttgcttggcAAAACAATGACCTCATTTTGCATGCGTCGCTTGATGTGGGAGAATAAAAAAACTTCTTTGAAAGACTTCTTTCCATGGTTTTGTGTGTAGAGGAAAGGTGGTAGATAAAAAAGAAGTGGAGCAATTATGAGAGAACAAGTTTCCCTGTCTCCAACTAGAACTTTAACAAGCTCCATTATTCACATGTTTTATCCTTTGCTTCTGGCAATCAAAGTTGGGATCGAAGAAGAAAGATCTCAAGTTCAGCTAATGGTTTGATATGCTCAGATGTTTCAATGTTCCGTCACCAGTTTGGATTCATCAAGCTGCAGCTGTTTTTCTCttagagaaaaacaaaatgagaaataataattctttcagtttatttatataaataggTCTTTTCATACACATACATGACAGTGATTTATGTGCGTGCAACTTTGAAGCTGTCCTGTATATTCACGAGTTCTTAAATATGCAGGAAAGTACAAAGGATGCTGACATAATCGGAATTTCAGAGAGATCAGGAAATGGAGGCCTCCAAGTGTACGAGTTTGAGTACAAACTTGATAGCACAAGGGGAGGAATGAAGAGGATCTTTACAGCTGTGTTTGTGGCTTCTAAGAAGCTTTACATCCTTAATATTGCCCACTCTGACAAACCAGAGGGTCCTCTGGACATGCATAGAAAAAGGCTATTGGAACAAGTTCTTCATTCCTTTGATGCTGCACTTTGACATGAAATGAACATCGCTACTCATTCTTCTCTGACACTGACTTGATGCTTTACATCTCTGCTCTAGCAGTCAACGGCATAGGTACATCACTAGCATTTCAAAACTTTATCTTGAATTGCACAATATGAAATGGTTATCCTTTGTCACAGGTTTTGCAGCACCTTGGGAATGGAGATGCATCCATTGTCTCTTTCCTTGTCACATAATTTGATAAACTAACCATGGATCCTGCATTTGGCCAGAGATGCACAAGATTTCTAATTGTTTAAGTTACATTGAACTAGCACATGTTGGCATCTGACCATGCTCATCTTTTTTTCAGGTGGTAACACGAAGGCATGCCTTGTGATCCGAGGTTTCCGAGGTAAAAAATGTTCAGATTCTTCGCAATGATAGGGTCATTAGTGTGAGGATCCCATGATTCTTTAACTATCGCGAATGTTAATGTGTTAAATATGGAAATGGGATAATGAAACAAGGTAGAAAAAGGCTTTGCATTGGATAATACCATGTGGCCAATGGAAATCAAAATGATCTTCGTACATGGTGGATTTTTGACTGCTATACTATTTAGCTGTTTTGGGCAATTCAAGTAAGAGTGATTTCACTTATGACAAATCAGGGTGGAGTGGGATCCTACTTGTGAATCTGACGTtgaggtagtggtggtggtgttccattttgttttggtgGGATGTTCTTT contains the following coding sequences:
- the LOC131334420 gene encoding psbP domain-containing protein 2, chloroplastic gives rise to the protein MSITSKFLPLHLSFPNPNPKFPFQTPTPCPLSHPKLLTIRSAKKRQRTGNLRYPSEKKKLKSKQKTQIDEADKFEGFWRLYKLGVPAHRDPGKDFLGVSDALLEQIAKALKFPKPTRESNESPNTYPTTKITCLRKRVLNLSIVAVTLSLTISSSISKGTAQDLELERYTDSKQGFTLLRPPSWVKVEKAGATVLFEEPNKATNNLGIVVSPVRLTKLEEFGSPQFVADKLIQVEKRKESTKDADIIGISERSGNGGLQVYEFEYKLDSTRGGMKRIFTAVFVASKKLYILNIAHSDKPEGPLDMHRKRLLEQVLHSFDAAL